In Lates calcarifer isolate ASB-BC8 linkage group LG21, TLL_Latcal_v3, whole genome shotgun sequence, the sequence TGACcctggtgtttgtgtctctgatcCAGGTCCAGCAGATTCTGACATATGAGGACTCAGTGGCTGCTCACCTGTCCAAGATCCTGACCTCAGACCAGCACTCTGTTGTCATCTCCTCTGCCAAGTACGACCGACTGTTTTAGTCCTCAGACTGACTCATACCTGTGTctacctgtctctgtgtcttttaacTGGACAACACACCTGTgcaatacattcacattcactcattgtatatagagttgcactgttttttatatcttttttatattttttgtttctgcatattttgtatgtttgcactgtaaaggagaagctctccaatctcgttgtacttttagtataatgacaataaaggtcattctattctattctattctaccTGTCTGTGTTCTGACTGTCTGTTCAGGGTTTTGTGTGAGACGGTGAAGGACTTCGTGGCTCGTGTTGGTAAAGCTTATGAGAAGAACACAGAGAGCTCAGAGGAGTCAGAGTCCATGGCCAAGAAGGTACGATACAGGTCGGACTGACCGAGGGTTTCATCAGTCCATCAAGTCCTGTTCATATCTCTAATGAGTTGTGTCTCTAACGAGtcgttgtgtttctgtgtcagtgtggagTCCTGAAGGAGAAACTCGACTCCCTGTTGAAGACTCTGAACGAGGAGTCTCAGGCCTCCACCGTCCCTCCCCCGGCTCCTCCCCCCACCATCgctgaggagcaggaggaggtcgAGGGAGTCCTGCTGCCTCCCCGcctccatcctccccctctccctcctcctcacgcCCCATCCAGCTCCGCCCCCTGCTCCCCTCGCTCCAACACCTCGTCGTCTGCAGCGGCGGCGGCCATCTTTAAACCCAGAGAGCAGCTGATGCTGAGAGCGAACAGCCTGAAGAAGGCCATCAGACAGATCATCGAGCACACTGAGAAAGGTACGACTCACCTGGACTCACCTCTCCTTTATCAGGTCAGAGACAGGAagtcatgttgtttgtgttgtgcagcTGTGGATGAGCAGAACGCCCAGACCCAGCAGCAGGTGTTCTCCCTGAGacgagcagaggaggagggtctggtggaggaggaagaggaggaggagctggaggaggataAGATGTCTCTGCAGTCGTCCTACAGCACCAAACACCGCAACACTCGCAGAGGTGGGAAGCTctgggtccaggtccaggtctgtGTGTCACAGACTGGACTGAGATCAGGGTCAGACAGCAGCACAGTCATCTGATTATTACACATGATTAAGTTATTGATTAGTTTGattatctctgtgtgttcagtcagtAAGACGCCCTGTGAGAAGCTCATCAGTAAAGGCAGTCTGTCTCTGGGCAGCtctgcatcacttcctgtccagACAGGAAGTAGGGAGAACATGCCGATGCTCAACACAAAGATCCTCTATCCAGGTAAGACAGCAGCTGGTTGATTAGCCctgatgctaagctaacacTCAGCCTGCAGATAATGAGTGATGATGTGTCCAGGTCTCAGGGCAGGAATGTCAGGCTCTCTGTCCAGCAGTTCTGTGATCAGCCGACTGCTGGTCAATGCCGACCCCTTCAGCTGCGACCCCGACAACATGTGAGTCCTCCTGATGGTTTAtatcaggatcaggatcaggtctGTGTCACTCAGGTGGATCTGCAGGTGATACTGACCCAGCGTTTGTCTCTGCAGGGACTGCTACACTGAGAAATGTGTCATGAACAACTACTTTGGGATCGGACTGGACGCTAAGATCTCTCTGGACTTCAACAACAAGAGAGACGAACATCCAGAGAAGTGCAGGTACAAACtcacagtccacacacacagccaggtttcaatAAATCTCCTGATCGATTTTTATATTTCCAGGAGTCGGACGAAGAACATGATGTGGTACGGAGTCCTGGGAACCaaagagctgctgcacagaACCTACAAGAACCTGGAGCAGAGAGTTTTACTGGAGGTGAGAACAGAACCAGGACCAGGTGGAACCTTTAACTACAGATCACCTCTACAGAACACGAATGATCACCTGTTCTCCATGTGTTCTTCACCTGTTCTTCACCTGTTCTTCACACAGCTTTTTTATTTCTGAGTTGGAAATGTTCTGACACCAAACTCCTCCTGTGTTTAAACTGtaacagcgcctcctgctggtcacTGCCACACAGAGAACATCATTACATCACTTTAACACAACTCAACACAACTCAACctcactgacacaaacacatccattaaattcaacctgtgtgtgtgtgtgtgtgtgtgtgtgtgtgtgtgtgtgtgtgtgtgtgcgcagtgtGATGGTCGTCCCATCCCTCTCCCCAGTCTTCAGGGAATCGCCGTGTTGAACATCCCGAGTTACGCAGGAGGAACCAACTTCTGGGGAGGAACCAAAGAGGATGATGTAAGACCTCCACCTGTCTGTTTATTGGCTGAGCAGTGTCAGGTGACCAGTGATGTCATgacctcacctgtctctctctctctgtcagacgTTCACTGCTCCGTCCTTTGATGATAAGATCCTGGAGGTGGTGGCGGTGTTCGGCAGCATGCAGATGGCCGTGTCCCGAGTCATCAACCTGCAGCACCACCGCATCGCACAGGTACACCTGTCtatctgtccacctgtctgtctaccCTTCTGTCTACCTGTCTAACTGTCCCCCtggtctctgtgtgtcagtgtcgGACAGTGAAGATCACCATCCTGGGAGATGAGGGTGTCCCGGTCCAGGTGGACGGGGAGGCGTGGATCCAGCCTCCAGGTTACATCAAGATCATCCACAAGAACCGAACCCAGACCCTGACCAGAGACCGGGTGAGTGctgcaggttcaggttcaggttcagactgtggaggaggtggtCTTCATTCATCCCTATGTTTCAGGCGTTTGAGAGCACCCTGAAGTCCTGGGAGGACAAACAGAAGTGTGAGTTTCCCCGGACCCCCCCCCCTCAGCCTCCTCagccccccctctcctcccaaCCGGAGATCGTCTCCGAGGAGGAGGCGTCGCTCGTCAGCGAGTTCGGTCAGGCAGCAGGAGCGCTGATCCGCAGGTAAACACAGGTCGACGTCAGGGATCGAACCCgtgatgacacaaacacacagaccttTGCAGAATGAGTTGGTGTGACATCGTCAGGTTGTTGCAGACTCGTCTGTTCAGAAGAGACTTTTTCTACAAacctcagctgctctctgaagAGAGACTTTATAAATGCTGAGCCAAGGTTCAGTCTCTGTTCTATCATTGATCCTTGGTCTGACGACAGAAACAGACTCAAGGCTAAATGCCAATACAGCGTAATAACATTATGAATATGCTAATTAGCATGTTACATCATCTGGTGACTGCCTGAGCCCTGTCCGACCCAGGATCATGATCCGGTCTGCACCTGTGAAGAAGTTAAAGCAAAGTTAACGTTGGCTAACATTAGTCGTCACAGGGTTTGGAGACAGATccataaacaaataaagttaCCTGTAACTCAGTGTTACGATGGTATGAGAATGTGCAGACGGGATCATCCCGGTTCAGATAGGGtcctgacagagacagagacatgtcCTCAATGGTCCAACTCATCATACTTGGACTGTTCCCAGACCAAAGGTTTGACAGGTGGTTCCTGTGAGGAAACAGGTTTTAGTTTCTAACATCAGTCAGATGAACGTTTGTTACTGATCCAGATTCTCTGAACCTCGACCTGTTGGTTTCATGAATCTATGAATAAACATTAATGTATAAATTGTAacaatgaatggaaatgtttgtgtctcagtATCCGTGAAGTGGCTCAATCTCACCACAGTCTGGAACAGGAACTGGCTCACGCTGTCAACGCCAGCTCCAAGGCCATGGACGTGGTCTACGCCAACTCCAAGAGCTCCGGGGTACGACACACAAGATTATGTTCTCTACTGTCCTCTCCTGTTCTTTGCTGTCCTCTCCTGGTCTCTACTGgtctctgctgtcctctcctGGTCTGACCTGGGTCCtggttttgtgtctttgtgtccagGCTCTGAGTTGCAGTGTGGTTGTCCAGATGGTCAGTAACGTCAAAGCTTTACTCAGTGAGACCGAGCTGCTCCTGACTGGGAAAATGTCCATGGTACTGGTCTGGTTTCTGTGGACGTTTGACTCATAAACATGTTTGTGGTAAAACAAGTCCTGGTCCTGGACCTGGTCCTGacagttgtgtgtctgtatgtgtgcagcaGTTGGATCCTCCTCAGCAGGAGCAGTTGAATGCAGCTCTGAACTCTGTGGCTCAGCAGCTCCGTCGACTCGCTGATGTTCCCTGGTTGTGTTCCGTCATTGACCCCTCGGATCACGAGGTAAACCCAGACTCTCTTGGTCCTGCTGGTCCTTATGGTCCTGCTGGTCCTGATATTATTAGTAATGATACAGCAGGTTTATTATTGAGGTGTTGAAAGGCCAAAACTTGGTCCAGGAAAGTCCTGGAGCTCAGACTGACTCTGTACGTTAGTGTCTGCAGGGGGTGCTATAACAAGAGTCTGGGTTCACTACAGCTCAACATAACctgctcccccaccccccccaccaccaccctttctgccccccacccccccaccctttctgccccccaccccccagggTCCTCTGACGGACTTCTCAAAGCGCAGTCGCAGCGCTAAGTTTCGTCTCGTCCCGAAGTtcaagaaagacaaaaacaacaagaacaaggaGACGTGTGCgactctctctctgccaggtaagcccccccccccttctctggTCTCTGGGTGGTCACTGCTGTCTGGGATTTCATCTGTGGTCTGGGATTTCATCTGTGGTGGGGTCTTTCCTGTCTGAACCACTTCCTGTCGGTGTCTCAGTTCACCAGTGGGGGACGGAGGAGGTGGGGGCGTGGCTGGACTTCCTCTGTCTCACTGAGTATAAGGACATCTTTATCGGACACGACGTCCGCGGGGCCGAGCTCATCCACCTGGAGAGGAGGGACCTGAAGGTACCGCCACTAGCCGCCACTAGCCGCCACTGCTAACCACTAacagctaactgctaactgccTACTCTGCTGCATGGAGGACTGACTGCATGGCGGACGCATGTTGGACTGAAGGTTGTTTGAAGGTTTTGTGTCGTACGTCTTCTTTCTGAtgatgtttgtctgtctgtcaggacCTGGGGGTGACGAAGGTAGGTCACATGAAGAGGATCCTGCAGGGCATCAGAGAACTGAACAGGAACAGCAGCGCAAGCGAAGCCTGACTTCTGCCAGGTCGGTCTGCAGGACTGGACTCGGTCTGATCCAGATTTCTGTCACatacattaatgtttgttttagacTGAGTGAGTCAGACCAGATACAGGTCTGACTCACTCAGTGACCAGATACAGGTCTGACAACAGACCTGAGGATAGTTAGACCTGATCAGACCTCATCAGACCTGATCAGACCTGAACAACCTCAACCAGTATCATCAGAATTAGTTACAAGACTCAGAGAAAGTCCAGGATCTTGGAGCCAAAATGGCCACCAGTGGCCTTTTTAAATGCAGACCTGGTCTCAGTTTACTGATCTGTGTCCTTGTTGTTTCAGGGACCACTGCCTGCTCTCCTCCTACCTCTGCTGCTACCGACCACCTCATCCACctgacctgacctctgaccctgaacTAGAACCAGACCCACTGTGACTGGACCGGGACCAGGACTCGCTTTGTCTTAAATCACTGACCAAACTCCTCACAGACCCACAGAGACCACCT encodes:
- the LOC108902936 gene encoding diacylglycerol kinase delta isoform X1, giving the protein MAEAGGPESAAARCPDESSDSEPEQEPGTPQKLIRKVSTSGQIRSKTVLKEGNLMKQTNSFQRWKRRYFKLRGRTLYYAQTAKSIIFDEVDLTDASVAESSTKNVNNSFTVITPCRRLILCADNRKEMEEWMAALRSVQNRQNYESTQYSMDHFSGMHNWYACSHARPTYCNVCREALSGVTSHGLSCEVCKFKAHKRCAVRATNNCKWTTLASIGKDIIEDEDGVSMPHQWLEGNLPVSAKCNVCDKTCGSVLRLQDWRCLWCKAMVHSSCKEQLSSKCPLGQCKVSVIPPTALNSIDSDGFWKASCPPSCTSPLLVFVNSKSGDNQGVKFLRRFKQLLNPAQVFDLMNGGPHLGLRLFQKFDTFRILVCGGDGSVGWVLSEIDALTLHKQCQLGVLPLGTGNDLARVLGWGSACDDDTQLPQILEKLERASTKMLDRWSIMVYETKFPRQHSASTVTEDCSDDSEVQQILTYEDSVAAHLSKILTSDQHSVVISSAKVLCETVKDFVARVGKAYEKNTESSEESESMAKKCGVLKEKLDSLLKTLNEESQASTVPPPAPPPTIAEEQEEVEGVLLPPRLHPPPLPPPHAPSSSAPCSPRSNTSSSAAAAAIFKPREQLMLRANSLKKAIRQIIEHTEKAVDEQNAQTQQQVFSLRRAEEEGLVEEEEEEELEEDKMSLQSSYSTKHRNTRRVSKTPCEKLISKGSLSLGSSASLPVQTGSRENMPMLNTKILYPGLRAGMSGSLSSSSVISRLLVNADPFSCDPDNMDCYTEKCVMNNYFGIGLDAKISLDFNNKRDEHPEKCRSRTKNMMWYGVLGTKELLHRTYKNLEQRVLLECDGRPIPLPSLQGIAVLNIPSYAGGTNFWGGTKEDDTFTAPSFDDKILEVVAVFGSMQMAVSRVINLQHHRIAQCRTVKITILGDEGVPVQVDGEAWIQPPGYIKIIHKNRTQTLTRDRAFESTLKSWEDKQKCEFPRTPPPQPPQPPLSSQPEIVSEEEASLVSEFGQAAGALIRSIREVAQSHHSLEQELAHAVNASSKAMDVVYANSKSSGALSCSVVVQMVSNVKALLSETELLLTGKMSMQLDPPQQEQLNAALNSVAQQLRRLADVPWLCSVIDPSDHEGPLTDFSKRSRSAKFRLVPKFKKDKNNKNKETCATLSLPVHQWGTEEVGAWLDFLCLTEYKDIFIGHDVRGAELIHLERRDLKDLGVTKVGHMKRILQGIRELNRNSSASEA
- the LOC108902936 gene encoding diacylglycerol kinase delta isoform X2, translating into MEEWMAALRSVQNRQNYESTQYSMDHFSGMHNWYACSHARPTYCNVCREALSGVTSHGLSCEVCKFKAHKRCAVRATNNCKWTTLASIGKDIIEDEDGVSMPHQWLEGNLPVSAKCNVCDKTCGSVLRLQDWRCLWCKAMVHSSCKEQLSSKCPLGQCKVSVIPPTALNSIDSDGFWKASCPPSCTSPLLVFVNSKSGDNQGVKFLRRFKQLLNPAQVFDLMNGGPHLGLRLFQKFDTFRILVCGGDGSVGWVLSEIDALTLHKQCQLGVLPLGTGNDLARVLGWGSACDDDTQLPQILEKLERASTKMLDRWSIMVYETKFPRQHSASTVTEDCSDDSEVQQILTYEDSVAAHLSKILTSDQHSVVISSAKVLCETVKDFVARVGKAYEKNTESSEESESMAKKCGVLKEKLDSLLKTLNEESQASTVPPPAPPPTIAEEQEEVEGVLLPPRLHPPPLPPPHAPSSSAPCSPRSNTSSSAAAAAIFKPREQLMLRANSLKKAIRQIIEHTEKAVDEQNAQTQQQVFSLRRAEEEGLVEEEEEEELEEDKMSLQSSYSTKHRNTRRVSKTPCEKLISKGSLSLGSSASLPVQTGSRENMPMLNTKILYPGLRAGMSGSLSSSSVISRLLVNADPFSCDPDNMDCYTEKCVMNNYFGIGLDAKISLDFNNKRDEHPEKCRSRTKNMMWYGVLGTKELLHRTYKNLEQRVLLECDGRPIPLPSLQGIAVLNIPSYAGGTNFWGGTKEDDTFTAPSFDDKILEVVAVFGSMQMAVSRVINLQHHRIAQCRTVKITILGDEGVPVQVDGEAWIQPPGYIKIIHKNRTQTLTRDRAFESTLKSWEDKQKCEFPRTPPPQPPQPPLSSQPEIVSEEEASLVSEFGQAAGALIRSIREVAQSHHSLEQELAHAVNASSKAMDVVYANSKSSGALSCSVVVQMVSNVKALLSETELLLTGKMSMQLDPPQQEQLNAALNSVAQQLRRLADVPWLCSVIDPSDHEGPLTDFSKRSRSAKFRLVPKFKKDKNNKNKETCATLSLPVHQWGTEEVGAWLDFLCLTEYKDIFIGHDVRGAELIHLERRDLKDLGVTKVGHMKRILQGIRELNRNSSASEA